A portion of the Bacillus thuringiensis genome contains these proteins:
- a CDS encoding NEAT domain-containing leucine-rich repeat protein: MIGDIILKKNYMKALVVATTLAIPFATYSTPALAALKVEANQSVAAASDRTYDTEIKIYKDQKDEPSMVSQYIKDPKVTIAAGKKIVTVTMQDSDYFQYLRIEDRNQPGVFHDVKVLSEDKRKNGTKVVQFEIGEFEKKHNMQMHILIPAIGYDHKYQVQFEIKDPTVGNKETEKPDDNSNSGNTETDNPVDNQNMITDNKLRELVNKKVFNRKDLNTPITKEELLQVKDLFLNTNEILDYSALKYMPNLKSLTVANAKIKDPSFFANLKQLNHLALRGNEFADVTPLVKMDNLESLDLSNNKITNVAPLTEMKNVKSLYLSGNQIEDVTALAKMEQLDYLNLANNKITNVAPLSALKNVTYLTLAGNQIEDIKPLYSLPLTDLVVTRNKVKDLSGIEQMKQLEELWIGKNEIKDVTPLSKMTQLKQLHLPNNELKDITPLSSLVNLQKLDLEANYISDLSPVSNLKKLVFLSFVANEIRDVRPVIELSKTAYINVQNQKVFLEETEVNKEVKVPIYEKDGEVSTKIRLKSDNGTYSNGVVKWSTSGEKVYEFGVKDPFADTGIFFTGSVIQNVVESKEGNTSKEDEKTEVVEFKDVPKGHWSEEAINYLAKEKLFIGYGNGEFGFGDNITRGQVALLIQRYLKLENNLEPKTAFTDTKGNMYETAIDAVVQAGIMTGYGNDIFRPDGVLTRYEMSVVLQRVFQLKENENSAENFKDIPNGHWAKGYVKALVDNKISKGDGEGNFLGDNFVTREQYAQFLYNAIKK, encoded by the coding sequence ATGATAGGGGATATTATTTTGAAAAAAAATTATATGAAGGCGCTAGTAGTAGCCACAACATTAGCAATTCCATTTGCTACGTATTCTACTCCAGCATTAGCGGCATTAAAAGTTGAAGCAAATCAATCGGTAGCAGCAGCGAGTGATCGCACGTATGATACTGAAATTAAAATATATAAGGACCAAAAAGACGAGCCATCTATGGTTTCTCAATATATAAAAGATCCTAAAGTAACGATTGCAGCTGGCAAAAAAATTGTCACTGTAACAATGCAAGATAGCGATTATTTTCAATATCTTAGAATAGAAGATAGAAACCAGCCTGGTGTATTTCATGATGTGAAGGTTTTATCAGAAGATAAGAGGAAGAACGGAACGAAAGTAGTCCAATTTGAAATTGGCGAGTTTGAGAAGAAGCACAATATGCAAATGCATATACTTATTCCGGCTATTGGATATGATCACAAATATCAAGTTCAATTTGAAATTAAAGATCCAACTGTAGGTAACAAAGAAACAGAGAAACCAGATGATAACTCTAATTCAGGCAATACGGAAACGGATAATCCAGTTGATAATCAAAATATGATAACAGATAACAAATTAAGAGAACTTGTTAATAAAAAAGTATTTAATAGAAAAGATTTAAATACACCAATTACGAAAGAAGAGTTATTACAAGTAAAGGATTTATTTTTAAATACAAATGAGATACTTGATTATAGTGCATTAAAATATATGCCAAATTTAAAATCTTTAACAGTTGCGAATGCGAAGATAAAAGACCCGTCGTTCTTTGCGAACTTAAAGCAATTAAATCATTTAGCTTTGCGTGGTAATGAATTTGCAGATGTAACGCCACTTGTTAAGATGGATAATTTAGAATCTCTTGATTTAAGTAATAATAAAATTACAAATGTTGCACCACTAACTGAAATGAAAAATGTAAAAAGTTTATATCTATCAGGCAACCAAATAGAAGATGTAACAGCATTAGCGAAAATGGAACAACTAGATTACTTGAATTTAGCAAATAATAAAATTACGAACGTTGCTCCATTAAGCGCTTTGAAAAATGTAACATACTTAACTTTAGCAGGTAATCAAATTGAAGATATTAAACCGTTATATTCATTACCTTTAACAGACTTAGTAGTAACACGTAATAAAGTTAAAGATTTATCCGGCATTGAGCAAATGAAGCAATTAGAAGAATTGTGGATCGGGAAAAATGAAATAAAAGATGTTACTCCTCTAAGTAAGATGACACAGTTAAAACAATTACACTTACCTAACAATGAGTTAAAGGATATTACGCCACTATCAAGTCTAGTAAACTTACAAAAACTTGATTTAGAAGCGAATTATATTTCAGACTTATCACCCGTCAGCAATTTGAAAAAATTAGTATTTCTAAGTTTTGTTGCAAATGAAATCCGTGATGTCCGACCAGTTATAGAACTAAGTAAGACGGCTTATATTAATGTCCAAAATCAAAAAGTATTTTTAGAGGAAACAGAAGTAAATAAAGAAGTAAAAGTACCTATATATGAAAAAGATGGTGAGGTTTCTACGAAAATCCGTCTGAAGAGCGATAATGGTACGTATAGTAATGGTGTAGTGAAATGGAGTACATCAGGTGAGAAAGTATATGAATTTGGTGTGAAAGATCCATTTGCGGATACAGGAATCTTCTTTACAGGGTCTGTTATTCAAAATGTAGTAGAAAGTAAAGAAGGTAATACATCTAAAGAAGATGAGAAAACAGAAGTGGTAGAATTTAAAGATGTACCAAAAGGACATTGGTCAGAAGAAGCAATTAATTACTTAGCGAAAGAAAAATTATTTATAGGCTATGGAAATGGTGAATTTGGATTTGGGGATAACATTACTCGTGGACAAGTAGCGCTTCTAATACAAAGGTATTTAAAATTAGAAAATAATCTAGAACCAAAAACGGCATTTACAGATACGAAAGGGAATATGTATGAAACGGCTATTGATGCAGTGGTTCAAGCTGGTATTATGACAGGGTATGGAAATGATATATTCCGTCCAGATGGAGTATTAACTCGATATGAAATGTCAGTGGTACTACAAAGAGTATTTCAGTTAAAAGAAAATGAAAATAGTGCAGAGAATTTTAAAGATATACCAAATGGTCATTGGGCGAAAGGATATGTGAAAGCTTTAGTAGATAATAAAATATCAAAAGGTGACGGAGAAGGGAATTTTTTAGGAGATAATTTCGTAACACGTGAACAATATGCACAGTTTTTATATAATGCAATAAAGAAATAA